A window of Suncus etruscus isolate mSunEtr1 chromosome 4, mSunEtr1.pri.cur, whole genome shotgun sequence contains these coding sequences:
- the LOC126007274 gene encoding olfactory receptor 2T1-like: MEIYNISSTDFTLKGLFNRKDTSGLLFAIISIIFVISIIANGVMIFLIRTDSCLHTPMYFLLNHLSYIDIMYISTTVPKMLVDYMLNQRTISFVGCTIQQFLYLMLVGTECLLLGLMAYDRYVAICNPLRYPVLMSRQVCWTIILGSWFGGSLDGIILTPITMSFPFCNSHEINHFFCEVPAVLKLACADTALYETVMYVCCVLMLLIPFSVVIASYAQILTTVYRMNSAEGRKKAFATCSSHMTVVTLFYGAAIYTYMIPHSYHNPNQDKIFSIFYTILTPMLNPLIYSLRNKDVSGALKRALGRYKLTHRVSRDVVV; encoded by the coding sequence ATGGAAATTTACAACATATCCTCCACAGACTTCACCCTCAAAGGCTTATTCAATAGAAAAGATACATCGGGTCTTCTTTTTGcaattatttctattatctttgtcaTTTCCATAATAGCCAATGGAGTTATGATTTTCCTTATTCGCACTGACTCCTGCCTTCACACTCCCATGTATTTCCTCCTTAACCACCTCTCCTACATTGACATAATGTATATCTCCACCACTGTACCTAAGATGTTAGTTGACTATATGCTGAATCAAAGAACCATCTCATTTGTGGGGTGCACAATTCAACAATTCCTTTACCTTATGCTTGTGGGCACTGAATGTCTTCTGCTGGGTCTCATGGCCTATGACCGATATGTGGCCATATGCAACCCTTTGAGATACCCTGTCCTCATGAGCCGACAGGTTTGTTGGACAATCATATTaggttcctggtttgggggttcTTTGGATGGCATTATTCTAACCCCCATCACCATGAGCTTCCCCTTCTGCAACTCCCATGAAATTAACCACTTCTTCTGTGAGGTACCTGCAGTCTTGAAGTTGGCATGTGCAGACACAGCTCTCTATGAGACAGTGATGTATGTATGTTGTGTTTTGATGCTTCTGATTCCTTTTTCTGTAGTGATTGCCTCCTATGCCCAAATTCTGACCACAGTTTACCGCATGAATTCagcggaaggaaggaaaaaggcatTTGCCACCTGTTCATCTCATATGACAGTGGTGACTTTGTTCTATGGAGCTGCCATATACACATACATGATACCACACTCGTACCACAATCCAAACCAGGACAAAATCTTTTCCATATTTTACACCATTCTTACACCCATGTTGAACCCACTCATCTACAGTCTGAGGAACAAGGATGTTTCTGGAGCTCTAAA